The proteins below come from a single Canis aureus isolate CA01 chromosome 14, VMU_Caureus_v.1.0, whole genome shotgun sequence genomic window:
- the REST gene encoding RE1-silencing transcription factor, producing MATQVMGQSSGGGGLFTGSGNIGMALPNDMYDLHDLSKAELAAPQLIMLANVALTGEVNGSCCDYLVGEERQMAELMPVGDNNFSDSDGEGLEESPEIKGEPSGLENMELESLELSVVEPQPVFEVSAAPEIYNSNKDLPPETPGAEDKCKNLKSKPFRCKPCQYEAESEEQFVHHIRVHSAKKFFVEESAEKQAKARESGSSTAEEGDFSKGPIRCDRCGYNTNRYDHYTAHLKHHTRAGDNERVYKCIICTYTTISEYHWRKHLRNHFPRKVYTCGKCNYFSDRKNNYVQHVRTHTGERPYKCELCPYSSSQKTHLTRHMRTHSGEKPFKCDQCSYVASNQHEVTRHARQVHNGPKPLNCPHCDYKTADRSNFKKHVELHVNPRQFNCPVCDYAASKKCNLQYHFKSKHPTCPNKTMDVSKVKLKKTKKREADLPDNNITNEKTETEQTKVKGDVAGKKNERSVKVEKKDNVSKEKKSCSNASTQVTTRTRKSAMETKEMDVHTGNNSEATGKTKKSKRRMEAEAHSLKDPVNDEEPVTKKKKKAESKSKNSQEVPKGDSKVEENKKQNTCVKKSTKKKSLKNKSSKKSSKPAQKEVAQKEPAQKGLALMEPSPPKGPAQLEPSPRGPAQLETSPPRGPAQMEPPPALESTQMDVGQMEPPPPVESAQIGSSQMEPPPPMGPVQMEVVQMEPPPTEPSLHMEPSPKKSPRKDKKEKSNIQSEMARKEQVLIEVGLVPVKDSQLLKESASAQDHLPPPPPPPPLPPPKENSKEEESKDQKLFTENEGSKEAPLQKVEVEEAEKGLAGLAAIKESANISSSQQNLTIPEGEILDAKCQADTVLCEMEMDTDENKTENPPGKGPAVEEPVSPVLHPLPIENHEAVSKTAVTSPPVTMAVNESQEMDEDEGIHSHDGSDLSDNMSEGSDDSGLNGARPVPQETSRKNAKEALAVKVGEGDFVCIFCDRSFRKEKDYSKHLNRHLVNVYFLEKAAKGQE from the exons ATGGCCACCCAGGTAATGGGGCAGTCTTCTGGAGGAGGAGGGCTGTTCACAGGCAGTGGCAACATTGGCATGGCCTTGCCTAACGACATGTATGACTTGCATGACCTCTCCAAAGCTGAACTGGCGGCGCCCCAGCTTATCATGTTGGCAAATGTGGCCTTAACTGGGGAAGTAAATGGCAGCTGCTGTGATTACCTGGTTGGTGAAGAAAGACAGATGGCAGAATTGATGCCTGTTGGAGATAACAACTTTTCAGATAGTGACGGAGAAGGACTTGAGGAGTCTCCTGAAATAAAAGGTGAACCCAGTGGACTGGAAAACATGGAACTGGAAAGTTTGGAGCTCAGTGTTGTCGAACCACAGCCTGTGTTTGAGGTATCAGCTGCCCCAGAAATTTACAACTCAAATAAAGATCTTCCTCCTGAAACACCTGGAGCAGAGGACAAATGCAAGAACTTGAAGAGCAAACCTTTTCGCTGTAAGCCATGCCAGTATGAAGCGGAATCAGAAGAACAGTTTGTGCATCACATCAGAGTTCATAGTGCCAAGAAGTTTTTTGTGGAAGAAAGTGCAGAGAAGCAAGCAAAAGCCAGAGAATCTGGGTCTTCCACTGCAGAGGAGGGCGATTTCTCCAAGGGCCCCATTCGCTGTGACCGCTGCGGCTACAATACCAATCGATATGATCACTATACCGCTCACCTGAAACACCACACCAGAGCTGGGGATAATGAGCGAGTCTACAAGTGCATCATTTGCACATACACCACAATCAGCGAGTATCACTGGAGGAAACACTTGAGAAACCATTTTCCAAGGAAAGTATACACATGTGGAAAATGCAACTATTTTTCcgacagaaaaaataattatgttcaACATGTTCGAACTCATACAG GGGAACGCCCATACAAATGTGAGCTTTGTCCTTACTCAAGTTCTCAGAAGACTCATCTAACTAGACATATGCGTACTCATTCAG GTGAGAAGCCATTTAAATGTGATCAGTGCAGTTATGTGGCCTCTAATCAACATGAAGTAACCCGCCACGCAAGACAGGTTCATAATGGGCCTAAACCTCTCAACTGTCCACATTGTGACTACAAAACAGCAGATAGAAGTAATTTCAAAAAACACGTAGAGCTACATGTTAATCCACGGCAGTTCAATTGCCCTGTATGCGACTATGCAGCTTCTAAGAAGTGTAATTTGCAGTATCATTTCAAGTCTAAGCATCCTACTTGTCCTAATAAAACAATGGATGTCTCAAAAGTGAaactaaagaaaaccaaaaagcgAGAGGCTGACCTGCCTGATAACAATATTACCAATGAAAAAACAGAGACAGAACAGACAAAAGTAAAGGGGGATGTGGCTGGAAAGAAGAATGAGAGGTCTGTAAAAGTGGAGAAAAAAGATAatgtttcaaaagagaaaaagtcttGTAGTAATGCTTCCACCCAAGTGACTACTAGAACTCGCAAATCAGCAATGGAAACTAAAGAAATGGATGTGCATACAGGAAATAATTCAGAAGCTACCGGTAAAaccaagaaaagcaaaaggaggaTGGAAGCTGAAGCCCATTCCTTAAAAGACCCTGTAAATGATGAGGAACCtgtgacaaaaaagaaaaagaaggcagaaagcaAATCCAAAAATAGTCAGGAAGTGCCAAAAGGTGATAGCAAAGTAGAggagaataaaaagcaaaatacctgtgtgaaaaaaagtacaaagaagaaaagtctgaaaaataaGTCAAGTAAAAAAAGCAGCAAGCCTGCTCAGAAAGAGGTTGCTCAGAAGGAGCCTGCTCAGAAGGGGCTTGCTCTGATGGAGCCTTCTCCTCCCAAGGGGCCTGCTCAATTGGAGCCTTCTCCCAGGGGGCCTGCTCAGTTGGAGACTTCTCCTCCCAGGGGGCCTGCTCAGATGGAGCCGCCCCCGGCCCTAGAGTCTACTCAGATGGATGTTGGTCAAATGGAGCCGCCTCCCCCAGTGGAGTCTGCTCAGATAGGGTCTTCTCAGATGGAGCCACCTCCTCCCATGGGCCCTGTTCAGATGGAGGTTGTTCAGATGGAGCCTCCTCCCACAGAGCCTTCTCTTCACATGGAACCAAGTCCCAAAAAGTCTCCTcgaaaagataaaaaggaaaagtccAACATACAGAGTGAAATGGCACGGAAGGAGCAAGTCCTTATTGAAGTGGGCTTAGTGCCTGTTAAAGATAGCCAGCTTCTAAAGGAAAGTGCAAGTGCACAGGATcacttaccaccaccaccaccaccaccaccactgccgcCACCAAAGGAAAACTCAAAAGAAGAGGAGTCAAAAGACCAAAAATTATTCACTGAAAACGAAGGAAGTAAAGAAGCCCCTCTTCAAAAAGTAGAAgtagaagaggcagagaaaggtcTAGCTGGTCTTGCTGCTATTAAGGAATCTGCCAATATTTCATCCTCTCAACAAAACTTGACTATACCAGAGGGTGAAATTTTAGATGCTAAGTGTCAGGCTGACACTGTGCTTTGTGAAATGGAAATGGACACTGAtgagaacaaaacagagaatcccCCTGGCAAAGGCCCAGCAGTTGAAGAACCTGTTTCACCAGTGCTGCATCCCCTACCAATAGAAAACCATGAAGCAGTGTCTAAAACTGCTGTGACATCACCTCCTGTCACCATGGCAGTAAATGAGTCTCAGGAAATGGATGAAGATGAAGGCATCCACAGTCATGATGGAAGTGATCTAAGTGACAACATGTCAGAGGGTAGTGATGACTCTGGATTGAATGGGGCCCGGCCAGTTCCACAAGAAACCAGCAGGAAAAATGCAAAGGAAGCCTTAGCAGTcaaagtgggagagggagatttTGTTTGTATCTTCTGTGATCGctcttttagaaaggaaaaagattacAGCAAGCACCTCAATCGTCATTTGGTTAACGTATACTTCCTTGAAAAAGCAGCTAAAGGGCAGGAGTAA